Part of the Schistocerca americana isolate TAMUIC-IGC-003095 chromosome 5, iqSchAmer2.1, whole genome shotgun sequence genome, CTGGTGACACCCTTATTGTAGACCTCTGGGCAGCCAGCACAGTTGTACCTTATTTTGTTGTAAATCAGTCCtggaaagtaattttgaacaaCAGTCTTCAGGAACGTAAACGATTACCACATCAAAATTACCATAAACTTAAAACGGAAATGACAAGAAAACTTAACGCTTATACACTGATCGTCATTAACATTGCAACACCTTGAATCCAGCAGGCAGAAAATGTCAAATGGGCATGAGATGTACTACAGGCTGGGAAATGTAGAGAGTGCAGGAGTAACGTCAAGAGCATTCTGTATACACGGTCAGGCTCCCAAATCCATTTTCTCAAATTACTTTTGATTCGGTAAAAATATCTGTACCCTATTTTCACCTGGACGAACAAAGACAAGGGTCGCATGAAATAAACACCAATGCGTCTCTACAAATTCATTAATTACCGAGATACAGGCATCATTTTGGGTTCTTTAAAATGGAACAGTGCCTTTTTTGCGGCCAGAGTGGCACCTCTCAACGAGACAAATGTGCTATTACCGTTTTTACAACTTACAAGAAATCACGGTCTAATAATACAACGAGTTCAGGGGTGCTATTGTTGCGGCTGTTGAACTACAAGCCACCCGCATGATAACCGTTCTCCAAGGAAACTTGCACCGGCAAGGCGACAGATAATGATGTTTACACTGATCTGACCGAAGTTGAGCGCTGGCATTCGGAGGAGATAACTGAAGCGCAGTAATGATAGTGTCAACTTAACTCATGTTTGTCACAAGGAATGCTGTAACTCACTCGTAGTGTTTTAGTAATTCATGAGTACAAAGCCATTTACCATTGAAGAATTGGTCGACATTCTCTTAACCTAAGGCGAATTTCACCAAAATTCCTTAAGTGCAGCACAACTGCATGCATAACGAATCCCAGGTACATGCAGTACAACTAGTCCCTCCTTCGTTAATACCATCTCAGGACTTCGGAAAATACAAAATTATGCCGCAGGAAAAAGTATACGATGGAAAATTGTTACCATCGAAACTGAAGAACTAGCGGTCCTTGCAGCAGctgaaataatataaaaaatggttcaaatggctccgagcgctgtgggagttaacttctgaggtcatcagtcccctagaacttagaactacttaaacctaactaacctaagcacatcacacacatccatgcccgaggcaggattcgaacctgcgaccgtagcagtcgcgcggttccagactgtagctcctagaaccgctcggccactgcagccggcgaaATAATATAGACATTACTTGTCATCTAATACAAAACTAAACTGTTTAATGAtgtcactggtttctccagtaaGACAATAATTTTGGGGGGATAGTGCTGCTTACAGGTGAGGCTACGGTCACAAGTCACGAGTGCGTAAATTTGAGAAACATGCACTGCTGGCCAAAGGGAAACTCACATTGGCAaatctaagtgttcagccaacagCAGTTCAGTGTGAATGGTTGGTGTGGTATAATCAGACAGTACGTTATCGGCCCGTAAATCGTTGACGGTCTATTGAACGCAGTACCGTACGCACATTTTTTTGATAAATAAGTGAACCTGGTTATGAGAAAATGTGCCGATTAGAAATAATAAAATGACGTATTTCCGATGTGACACTTGTCCTGCCAATAGTTATTCAGCAGCAGGAGATGGATTTAGCAGCTTTTGTTCCAAAGCGAAGAGTGGGAACGGGCAGTCCTAATTACAAATATCAAGCCGGATCGCCTGAGCTGGTAATGTCGCCACTAGACTCCATCCTCTGGGGCCATGTGAAGCACGTGGTCTACAAGAGGTTCCAACGACATTGAAGTGAACGAATTACTTCTGCCTGAGGAGCGATTACTTCATGCATGTTGATGGCAGTGAGTTCGTCAGTGATGCAGCGTGTACGAAACTTTAGGGTTAGAAATGGCTCTCACTTCTAGTATAccatactatttttaaaaaaatcaccatCAGAAATGTTTTCTTGATTGGAGTATGCATCTGAACTTGGTTGACTGTAGGAAGACAGTGTTATACTTTGTGTGAGAACGTGAAGCATCAACTAACACTTGAGGATGCCACCTATGGAGAGTGCAGCTCACCGTACCGCGAATTTGTTGCTTGCGTTGATCGGAATGCTAGGAGTTGGTGTCATGAGAGTGTGGTATCGATGGCTTCTAGAGGTCCATAATTCCATGCAGAATCACGACGGTTTCATACGAAGAGATTAGAGAAATTTGGCTCTCCTAGCCATGCAGGATCGCACAGCCAATTTACATGCCTTGTCAGAATTTGGGATGTTTGCAGCAAGACTTTGACCCAGACGGACAATGTGATGATTTGTGGACCGCCACTGATTGTCGGTACGGTGGACATTGCTTCAGCTCCGCTTGACGCGGCACCAGAGACAAAATGCGGTGCACCCAACGACTGCGCTGTACACAACAGTAGCACCACGTCGTCTTTTTGCGCGTCCCGGTCCTGCGTGTACCGCGATGGAAGTCTTCATTTGTGGAGAACAACTGCTGCCAGACTGAATTGGTCTTCGTCAGACGGGGGTGGTATGGGCTGTTAGTGGCTACACCAAAGGATCAAATCTATTTCCCAAAACCGATAGTTTTGGACAACAGCCGTCCCATTTCTGACTTGTTAAGGGTGGTGGCTGTGTGCTATCTTTGAGGTCTCAGTAACGATATCTTTAATGAAGAAAACACAAGACTGCAGGTTGTCCATGCTGTATTGATCTCCTTCAATAGAGATGGCGTTTGACTGCTGACCGGCAGAGATCGTTCTCCAGGTATATCAGCAACTGAAAACCACTAGTCGTGTGTTGTTGTGAGGCAAGCAAAGAGTTGAAGCAGCACCAAATGAATTATCAATAGCTGTCATTTCAACTCAACTGGACTCGACGCCAATTCAGGATACGATAATAGCTGTTgccaaaggtgtgtgtgtgtgtgtgtgtgtgtgtgtgtgacatcttctgggacttaactgctaaggtcatgagtccctaagcttacacactacttaacctaaattatcctaaggacaaacacacacacccatgcccgagggaggactcgaacctccgccgggaccagccgcacagtcgtcatcgtcatcatcaagtGTTCTGTCACAGGGCAGGTCTCCACGTGGACCTCTGAGTTCTTACACTCTTCGTTTTTTCGTAATTGTTTCCTATCTTAATACTTTCCACCGTCTAGTATCATCAGCCTCCTTCCGTTCACCGTTCCTGTTCGCTACCCTACCTGGTGGTGTAATTTGAAAGGTAAGAAGTGTAGCTGAAGAAGTGTGTTCGTGAGACATTGTGGATTTCACATATGTGAGATATGATTAGCACGGAATACGAGTAGAACGAAATGAAGGGCAGCCGCAGTTTCAGAAAACTGATGTCTCGGAAGAAGATGAGGACGAACAAGAGAACAAAACTGGAAGACTCTTACTCTTGACGACGGAGCCCTTCCGCGAGCAAGGCGCGTCGCCATCGGCGAGGAAGCAGCGCAGCGCGGCGTCTACGCGCTCCGGCGCGGCCAGCAGCGCGTCCACCTCTGCCGCCACGTTACGCCTGTTCTGGCTGGCCGCGGGCGGCCGCTGGAGGCTCCAGCAGAGCACCGcgggcagcagcagcagaagaagcgcCGTCGCGGACAGCGTGGAGTGCGCCATGGTTCCCAGGGACTGCAGCCGCTGTGGCTGTGGAAACTGCTGGGAAGTGTCTGCCCGTTAGGAGACCAGCTTCTGGCGCTTATAAGCTGGCGGCTATCGCACTGCGGCGTGGGTTCCTTAGCTACAGCGGTAACTCCCCTGTGACTTCCTCAAACGCCATATCAAGCAACGTTTCCGGAGTATGACGAAGGTGGCGTGAGACAGCAACCACACAGGAAAGGTGACCACAATAACAGCATGCATCAATTCATGGAGTACGTCGAAGTGTTGCTCGATGCCTCAGGGGGTGTCAGACTAAATTACAACTATTTCGTGCTCGTTATCCCACTAATCTCTTTTATTTCCCCTGGAAACGACTTCTATATCCAAAAAATACCAAGTTACGAAGTGTTTCTGGGTCCATGAGAAACAGTAGATCCCCCTGCAACAATCTGGGACCGCCAGTTCAAAAGGCGGAAAATCGCTAGGTGCTCCTTAATACATGTAACCGAAGATGTCATAAATTAATTCCAAaaatgggactcaacttttgaggtcatcattcccctagaacttagaactacttaaacctaactaacctagggacctcacacacatccatgcccgaggcaggattcgaacctgcgaccgtagtggtatcgcggctccagactgtagcgcctagaaccactagaccaccgcggccggcaaaagctcttttaaattccgattctaatactggatcccctatctcttctaaatcgactcctgtttcttcttctatcacatgagacaaatctttaccctcatagaggctttcaatgtattctttccacctatctgccctctcctctgcatttaacagtggaattcccgttgcactcttaatgttaccaccgttgcttttaatgtcaccaaaggttgttttgactttcctgtatgctgagtctgtccttccgacaatcatatctttttggatgtcttcccattttttcctgcagccatttcgtcttagcttccctgcacttcctatttatttcattcctcagcgacttgtatttctgtattcctgattttcccggaacatgtttgtacttcctcctttcatcaatcaactgaagtatttcttctgttgcccatggtttcttcgcagctaccttctttgtacctatgttttccttcccaacttctgtgatggccctttttagagatgtccattcctcttcaactgtactgcctactgcgctattccttattgctgtatctatagcgttagagaacttaaaacgtatctcgtcattccttagtacttccgtatcccacttctttgcgtattgattcttcctgactaatgtcttgaacttcagcctactcttcatcactgctatattgtgatctgagtctatatctgctcctgggtacgccttacaatccagtatctgatttctgatcatgatgtaatataattgaaatcttcccgtatatcccggccttttccaagtatacctcctcctcttgtgattcttgaacagggtattcgctattactagctgaaacttgttacagaactcaattagtctttctcctctttcattgcttgtcccaagcccatattctcatgtaaccttttcttctactccttcccctacaactgcattccagtcgcccgtgactattagattttcgtccccctttacatacttcattaccctttcaatatcctcatacactttctctatctgttcatcttcagcttgccacgtcggcatgtatacctgaactatcgtagtcggtgttggtctgctgtcgattctgattagaacaacccggtcactgagctgttcacagtaacacaccctctgccctaccttcctattcataacgaatcctacacctgttataccattttctgctgatgttaaTATTACCcggtactcgtctgaccagaaatccttgccttccttccacttcacttcactgaccccttctatatctagattaagcctttgcatttcccttttcagattttctagtttccctaccacgttcaagcttctgacattccgcgccccgactcgtagaacgttatcctttcgtagattattcaatctttttctcatggtaacctccccctcggcagtcccctcccggagatccgaatgggggactagtccggaatcttttgccaatggagagatcatcatgacacttcttcgattacaggccacatgtcctgtggatacgcgttacgtgtctttaatgcagtggtttccattgccttctgcatcctcatgtcgttgatcattgctgattcttccgcctataggggcaatttcccacccctaggacaagagagtgccctgaacctctatccgctcctccgccctctttgacaaggccgttggcagaatgaggctgacttcttatgccggaagtcttcggccgtcaatgctgattatttatcaaaacttaggcagtggcggggatcgaactcgggaccgaagacgttttgattatgaatcaaagacgctaccctagacCATTAGGAACATACATAATAAATCTTAGTGTTCGATTTGTTGTGCTTACGGTTCTTTTTAACTGAATATTGTTTCAAATGTTTAAGTTATTTTTATCATTCAACATTTATCTAGGTAATAATCTCATCTGAGAAGGTTACAGTATATATGAATTTTGAATATCCCAAAATAAATCTGGATCTTGTGGGGTCCATAATCATTTCGTAataattattgtatttcattttaagAAAGTACTTTTCAGTTTCACGCTGACAAAGAACTGAAGAACTTGTGAAGTAAGTCAAAATAACAGCGCTTTTTAATACCAAAACTGCCTAGTTTCTAAAATTGGCGAGTTACATTGTAATATGAGTATCGGTGAAGATGAATTGTTTGTAATTTGGAACCAGTTACGTCTGAAGGGACtttacaatttcagtgttttaatCCTGTTAATAATACAGTGTTTGCTATCCTCCTGACGATGCAAAAATATATTCAGTTTTTCGTTGTTAACTGTTTTCAGTCGTGTTTTCCTTCTAACAGCGACCGCTAAAATGTGAGGAAAACTCAGAATTCTCCATAATTTTTCTGGTTTATATGGCAAATAAATTAAGATCTTTGACAAGTTAATACATATGCTTCACCTTATTTCTCTTTCTGTAAAGTGCGAGGTGCTTCCTTTAAGATGCAGTAAGACCGACCATAGAAGGCCTGTCCTCTCATTCATTTTAACTGTATATTTCGTGTACATGGACGATACCATTTTGAAAGCCTACCCTCAGCAAAGTTGAGAAACACCATAACCTCCGACAAATCTGTATCACCACTTCCTCATGCCAGATTAGTTATATTTTTCAGTCGATTCAATAGTTCATTCAGTGCTGCAGCCCAAGCCACATGTGTGTGTGCGTCTAAATTTGCTTTACGTGTAAAAGCGAGTGTCCACAGCTATTGGTGAAATAGTAAGTATTCTGAGAATACTCAAGGAAGAATGATATAGCTCTTCGTGAATTTAAAAGGCACATGTTACAACTGGCAATACATAAGGAAGTCCAGTTTTATCGTGTTTTTCATTACTTTCGAATTACTAAGGATGTACTGTGTATGTTGTCATCTAGTGTTTTATGGCTGTTAATGTGGCGTATAGAGTTGCTCAGATTACACTAGGAGTACTATCTTACCTATAAATCTGTCATGAGGATACCCTCAATAACATATTACAGAACAAAATACACAATACAATTTTCCTAGAAAATGAGATATGCTAATATACATTCCGCAGATCCTAAGGGCAATTCTACACATGGATGTGGAATAAGAcaagcaaaattatttttcttaaaaaaagataATAACACACTTGTGACAATACATTTAAATGTTCACTTAAGTTCACACGATAACTCTTAGGCTACTGTAGCCACATGTCTTCTACTAATTCGAAAAGAGAAATATTGTTCATGACAAATTGTATTATGAATAAATACATAGGGAAACGTTAATTAGTATCCCTACTTCCCTGAACAGGCCTCGAAGGACGGTTTAAGTTTACACCACACTTTACTAGCCTTTGCACTCGGAACACTTCATCTTTGCTAGATGAGCTACCCCAAAAAGTGATAACGTATGactttatggaatgaaagtaagcgaaATGTGCTACTTTTTTTTATTCTTAAGTCATCCATATTACAATTAAATGTTTGTTTAGGCACTTCAGGAAGTATATGGTATGCTCATCAAAGCAGAATTTGTTATAAAGCTATAATTCCAAAAATTTAACTCGTCTGCCTGTTGCCATATTGTCGGCACGACAGAAACGAAACCTGTTTCAAGCTCTGAACTACATTTAGTGTGCATTTTTCAGAGTTTTAGGCCAAGGATTTGTTACGGATCATTTATTAACGGCCATGAAAATTTGATTAACACATCAATCTAAAACTATACTTGATTTACTATTCACTTCAATGTTTATACCATCTGCATAAAGGAAATCTTGACATCTACTAATGTTACTGACGAAAGTTTGATAAACACAAGAAGAAGTGTGGGATTCCACATCTAATTAGTTCCATTTGGTGATGTCTGATAGCTTAATAAGAGATCTTTCTCATTCATACCATCCGTTTATTGTCACACAGGTATGATGGGAACCATTTGTAGCATTTTCTGTTTCAGTCTAATATTTTGAATTACTTAGGAGGGTACTGTGATTTACGCAGTCAGTTGCGTTTGACTTGTCTCAGAATagaccagtagcctctaatttattatctaatgaatcaaATACATTCTCAGTGTATGTGTACATCACCTCCTCGTATCTGAGCCCTTTAGTAATACGAACCCTGGCTCTGACAATATATTACTTGTAGTCGGATGGTTAGGAAGCCGATTTATTACCTTTTCTAGAAGTTTCGAGAATGATGAGTATGCTTTCCGAAAGACCGTAAAAGAGAGATTAAAACCTGCGACTTGAATAATGGAAATGCTAAAACATATCATGAATCTCAGGAGAAGCTGCACATTGAACCGAAGAATAAGACCCACACTGCAAAATTTTGTCATCTATAAGCAAATGGGAAACTTACTGTGTCAAGCTATGGAAAGCTAAACTCAGATATTTCCACGAGATTACCGATAACAGACACTCAAAAACAATTCTACGGAAAAATCTGCATGGTCTAGAGATATAGAAAGTAATGTATGCAACCGACCTCTGTTTAGTTCGAGGAATTGAAAAATTACTTAATTTTACCGACAACCACGAATGTGTGAATAAAATGATTCTTCGTAAAACATGTTACCTGCAGTACCACTAAAATATGCGTCATGCGTAACAAGTTAGCATCTTATGTATGGTAAATAGCTTAGTTACAATGCAAATGTTCAAATATGATTTTATCACCATAGGTTCCAAAATGGCACACATCTTCAAAAATTTTCTTACTGCAAGAGTTTTCCCAGTGACTGGAATTACGTATGCCTCAACTAAACAAGAATGACACTACCGCAGCATCCTCTGTTCTTCCATAGCTGTTTAAGGCCTCAGAAAATGTAAGTTTACCGACTACATAACTGTGAATAACCTAATAAGCAAATACCGGTCATGTTCTCACATTCGTCACGAAACAATCTGCATTCCTGAAAGAAATTTTCGAAGCAATTACTTTTTACAGTTTATCTCAAATGCGTAGTATCTCGCTAATCTATAAGGTGAACTTGTGCAGTAAAGATCGTAGAGAACGATTACTTCCAGAGACATATGTGCGCGAATTAAAAAACCGCTGTTCACCTTCCTTCTCGAGAAAATATAAAGTATTATCCACGCTCTTATTACATTCATTCTCAATGTATGTATGCTAAATTACTAAATTGTCATGTGAAGTTATCATTGCATTGACCGTTGTCACTAATTCATGCTTTAAAATTTAATTCAGTACTTATCATTTTAAAATCCTTGTGAGTGGGCTGTAGGGGGTCAGTACTAACCGATAAAGATAAAATTAGCTCTCAGAAAATATTTCAGTAATCATCATTACATGATTTAAATACTGCAGACCTACTACCGAAGGTGAGATGGCGTTGCTATTAGTACAAATCTCTGTACGAATATATTAAtatttatattagaacaaataagccctcggtcacaaatattaagtcaaagttGACCAGGTTTTGACGCTTCTATGAGCGTCTTCTTCAGAATTCAACTAAGTGTCCTAAAACATAttcggtatataatacattaataaaattaaagttagtactgactggaaagagattcagtacttacaagtcacgttttaaaaaatctaagccggaaaggcgacgtcatgagtagttgtaaataagatggcgagccgctaagggctgctcgtacttgagtgaacaagggttgcaacaagactgaggtgcacACGTTAGAAAGTGTAGGCAAGTAAatatggtgttgctacgagcgccatctagtagccgcagaaacaactagactactgtacattcaaaattagacacatgaaattgtgatgaagctgattcaggcataacgtaagcactaataataataggatgaagttacatatttatctgctttaaacagagataaattttgtaacgtaaaaaaacgtCTGTTATGACATacatgaaaacagcaaagatgtaacaggcaaacaacatttcggcaaactgcatgTGGAAATCTGAATCatagatcaagcaatggctttatacagtcgaaaaagatTTTATTTCACAGCTGCAGccgttcgttgagaatgaggccatcatgacgagagagatgtttgaaaatctccaattcctctaaaacatctaaccatcttttcggtatgcagaatattgctatcgcctatggctttaggcacgtgtccagtaattaagagatgatcggcaaaggatgaatttaggggactgctGCCTttgtttctcaaaagatgttctttatatctgatggtgaaagcacgtccagtttgccctatataataggagcaggtatcacagatgatattataaatgcCAGAACTTTCTCTAGGGGAGCAAAAggttttcaaattatgaatgaagtttctcttcagattattattagtagagaaggcaacattgcagttgtatttttgCGAAGCAaacgctgaatctgataggaaatggatcctacgaaaggaatagaaaaacgtttttttgggttaatttcagtgcatgaggtgttgagcgtggtagttcttgcagttttcttttttaggatatcgtccactatgttaggcgtatattcattattgactgctatggttttaagtaaattaatctcctcgttaaacttttctgttgaaagtggtatagagGTGGCACGGTGGACAGCAGAGTAAAAAAAGTCCATTTTTTGacactgtggatgaaaagaggaagcaggcacgatttggtcagtatacgtttcttttcgaaaaatattgaaagtgatattATTGTCTTCtagtctaaataatgtaattggcggttttcgttttcgagttcaatagtgaaagaaattttttcatggaggtcgttaaaaagtttaaatatatgatcaattctatcggcgggtccgttatagatgactagaatatcatcaacgtatcttgtgtaagaaagcATACCTAGAGAAgcggctgagacacggttaaacagctttttttccaaggaattgataaacatgtcggcaaggatgccggctaaatggttgcccatagcgagcccatcagactgctggtacagttgtccgttgaattcaaagtagttgtacctgacaacgacattaatgagattcatgAAATCGGTAATATGTTCATCTGATAGATCTtttttaaattggtgtaaattttcttccacaatgatgagcgtttcatgtaccgggacattggtataaagatttttaaaatCTAAAGAAAAGagcttggtgtctgaactgcatactaagtttttaatacgtacagtagcctagttgtttctgcggctactagatggcgctcgtagcaacaccatgtttacttgcccacactttctaacgtgtgcacctcagtcttgttgcaacccttgttcactcaagtacgagcagcccttagcggctcgccaacttatttacaactattcatgacgtcgcctttccgccttaaatgttttttaaaacgtgacttgtaagtactgaatCTCTTTCCTGTCAGTactaactttaattttattaatgtattatataatgAGTATgtattagaacagttagtttaattctgaagacgacgctcatagtagcgtcgaaacgtggtcaattttgacttaatatttgtgaccgggggcttatttgttctaatataattctgacacggtcactgaaccttagcagctatgttcaaagttttatattaATATTTTATATGTTGGCATATACAGTTGCTCGCTACCATTTACATACTATACTATTCTTTATAgtcagaaaattttaatttctttgcttTTCGCCTTAAATGCAGTTTGTCACTTTCATTTCATACAACAGATAGCCCTCCGGACATTTCGACTATGCCTATAGTAATGATCATCCTTCCTCTAAAAACTCTAACGTCTGACATTAAGAACGCCTACATGAACTTCGTTGGAACAGTTGGTGCAGATCATATCGCGATGATTGCTGCTTGTTATACAAAAAAATCATGATAATAGCAGTTTGCGACTGTGATTGTTGATTTAAAAACATCGAATGCGGAGAAATATGTTGCTAGTGAGCCGTCCGTTATATTTTTCCAATGTTTGAGTATTAAACATTGAATATCGTCTTACTTTCCTATACAACATTTTTTTCTCTAAATAATACTCTTTCAGTTACTTCTTCGCTAACTGTAACAGCCTGCCTCCCTTTTATAGAAGAGTTACGTAAGAGGTAATAATCTCATAAACGCTTTCTGCCTTCATTCAAATGCTAATGAaagtacatttatttaaatttttgtaccAGCTGGTAATGTGCACCTACAGTTCTTGAGCGAATTTCAGAATCGTCTTTGGAGAACTGCACAACAGTGGAGCTTTGATAATATCGATTTGATCAACTCTCAAAATTTTGTATCTATCTACCAAGACTATACTGCTGATCACCAAGAACCCTCATACAAAAGTGTTGCTTTTTATCTTTTTAGGTGAATATAACGTAGGTACGTACCTTTCGACTAGAAATTACTCGTAGGGTCATTGTTTCTCACTGGCATTGTCGCTTATTCTCTATCTCTAATGCGGTCATGTTCCGCAACGTTTCCACCACTCGCACGCAATCTTTTCCGCAACACTTCCGCAATGAACGACGGAAACAACGAATGGTTTCAGCATGAAATCTACACAGGAAGTGGAAGACAAGATTAGGAAGAAGACGGTGACCTTTTTCGTGTATGACAGCACTGTCCTGCCCACTGCACGTTTTATCTGCCATTTACCACAGACAGTGTTCTAAAAGGAAATATATAGGCATCGCATAGACTCATCAAATAAATGACTCATGAAAAGCAATAGTAATCCACTATACTGGTAGTTATATCCACACCTGCTGTTCATTCGTCTGAAATCCGTCACTATTCGCTAAAAACCGAACACGTTGCTGCATTGTCATCCCGGTATCACAACACACCGCCACTTATCACGGAGATTTTAGTAGTCACCATACTCAATAAAGtataataaaaattatgaaaatggtgAATCCAAAGTGAATTGAACGAAATGCAATGACTTATATTTGTTCATTGATGAAAAGGATAAAGGAACACTTGTATTAGCAACTTGCGGACAGGATGTATTTCCGGTCTATGCCTTGTAACAATAAATGACAATAAACTACCTCTTCAAAGTTTTCCATTCGTATTATAAGACTTCCCACACAGCCATCACTATCCAATCTTGAATGAAATTGGGACAAGTATCCC contains:
- the LOC124616485 gene encoding uncharacterized protein LOC124616485, whose amino-acid sequence is MAHSTLSATALLLLLLPAVLCWSLQRPPAASQNRRNVAAEVDALLAAPERVDAALRCFLADGDAPCSRKGSVVKRLIYNKIRYNCAGCPEVYNKGVTRLLAHVSLHRPGEMYQLIAKNDPTGYFLNKYGRTWKAEAGSSNQRLQGDAAVAGPRRTGPTLELAPIYCI